One window of the Carassius auratus strain Wakin chromosome 20, ASM336829v1, whole genome shotgun sequence genome contains the following:
- the acbd3 gene encoding Golgi resident protein GCP60 isoform X1 has product MATEVQSGDLNSANSSRLEVSIDGLTLSPDSEVEQEQAEASAGQSAGDPELSGDGEEEEGDPASSTTIERKWGFPLAELYGLALRFFKEKDGKAFHPTYEDKLRLVALHKQVLLGPYNPDASPEVGFFDVLGNDRRKEWASLGNMEKDEAMLEFVKLLNKCCSLFAPFVASHKIEKEEQERKRREEEEWRRREEEERERLRQEEERRRREEEERLRREEEERRLIEEERLRVEQQKLQIMAALNAQTTVQFQQYAAQQYPDSPEQQLILIRQLQEQHYQQYMQQLYQVQLAQQQAALQKQQEDAIVLSTLEASEVFVPSAGEEAPTLNGQAESTTDSLEQEPDLEPADEVTENGPTDSPPVIAAPSMWTRPQIKDFKEKIRQDVDSVITVGRGEVVTVRVPTHEEGSYLFWEFASDYYDIGFGVFFEWSDSTNASVSVHVSESSDEDEDEEGEGPSEEEKAKKEIGKPQVDEIVPVYRRDCHEEVYAGSHQYPGRGIYLLKFDNSYSLWRSKTVYYRVYYTR; this is encoded by the exons ATGGCGACAGAGGTTCAGAGCGGCGACCTCAACAGTGCAAATTCAAGCCGGCTCGAAGTTTCTATCGACGGTTTGACTTTGAGCCCGGATTCCGAGGTAGAACAGGAGCAGGCCGAGGCGTCTGCTGGCCAGAGCGCTGGAGACCCTGAGCTGAGCGGCgatggggaggaggaggagggcgaccCTGCTAGCAGCACTACGATCGAGAGGAAATGGGGCTTTCCTTTAGCCGAGCTCTACGGGCTGGCGCTCAGATTCTTTAAAG AGAAAGATGGAAAAGCCTTCCACCCGACCTATGAGGATAAACTCCGTCTGGTAGCCCTCCATAAACAAGTGTTGCTGGGCCCTTACAACCCAGATGCTTCCCCTGAGGTGGGATTCTTCGATGTGCTGGGAAATGACCGCAG AAAGGAATGGGCATCTTTGGGCAACATGGAGAAGGATGAGGCCATGCTGGAGTTTGTAAAGCTGTTGAACAAATGTTGTAGTTTATTTGCACCTTTCGTCGCATCACACAAGATTGAAAAGGAGGAGCAAGAGCGAAAGAG GAGGGAGGAAGAGGAATGGCGGCGTAGAGAGGAAGAGGAGCGTGAGCGACTGCGGCAGGAGGAGGAGAGACGCAGACGTGAGGAAGAGGAAAGGttgaggagagaagaggaggagagaagacTAATTGAGGAGGAACGACTCCGTGTGGAGCAACAGAA GCTGCAGATCATGGCTGCACTGAATGCGCAGACAACGGTGCAGTTCCAGCAGTATGCAGCGCAGCAGTACCCTGACAGTCCTGAGCAGCAGCTCATCCTCATTCGACAGCTGCAGGAGCAGCACTATCAGCAGTACATGCAGCAGCTGTATCAGGTGCAGCTCGCTCAGCagcag GCTGCCCTGCAGAAACAGCAGGAGGATGCTATTGTGCTGTCTACATTAGAGGCCAGTGAGGTGTTCGTGCCTTCTGCTGGAGAGGAGGCTCCCACGCTGAACGGCCAGGCAGAGTCCACTACTGACAGCTTAGAACAAGAGCCAGACCTGGAGCCTGCAGACGAGGTCACTGAGAATGGACCCACTG ACTCTCCCCCTGTAATAGCAGCCCCCTCCATGTGGACGCGGCCACAGATAAAAGACTTTAAAGAGAAGATCCGTCAGGATGTGGACTCAGTGATCACAGTGGGCCGGGGGGAAGTGGTGACCGTCCGGGTTCCCACCCACGAGGAGGGCTCCTATCTCTTCTGGGAGTTTGCCAGTGACTATTATGACATTGGCTTTGGAGTCTTCTTTGAATGGAGTGACTCGACTAACGCATCGGTCAGCGTGCATGTCAGCGAGTCTAGTGACGAAGACGAGGATGAAGAAG GTGAAGGCCCGTCTGAGGAGGAGAAAGCCAAGAAAGAGATTGGGAAACCGCAGGTGGATGAGATCGTGCCGGTGTACCGGCGGGACTGTCATGAGGAGGTGTACGCTGGGAGTCACCAGTATCCCGGCCGTGGCATATACTTGCTCAAGTTTGACAACTCCTACTCGCTCTGGAGGTCTAAAACCGTCTACTACAGAGTATATTACACCAGATAA
- the acbd3 gene encoding Golgi resident protein GCP60 isoform X2, with the protein MATEVQSGDLNSANSSRLEVSIDGLTLSPDSEVEQEQAEASAGQSAGDPELSGDGEEEEGDPASSTTIERKWGFPLAELYGLALRFFKEKDGKAFHPTYEDKLRLVALHKQVLLGPYNPDASPEVGFFDVLGNDRRKEWASLGNMEKDEAMLEFVKLLNKCCSLFAPFVASHKIEKEEQERKRREEEEWRRREEEERERLRQEEERRRREEEERLRREEEERRLIEEERLRVEQQKLQIMAALNAQTTVQFQQYAAQQYPDSPEQQLILIRQLQEQHYQQYMQQLYQVQLAQQQAALQKQQEDAIVLSTLEASEVFVPSAGEEAPTLNGQAESTTDSLEQEPDLEPADEVTENGPTAPSMWTRPQIKDFKEKIRQDVDSVITVGRGEVVTVRVPTHEEGSYLFWEFASDYYDIGFGVFFEWSDSTNASVSVHVSESSDEDEDEEGEGPSEEEKAKKEIGKPQVDEIVPVYRRDCHEEVYAGSHQYPGRGIYLLKFDNSYSLWRSKTVYYRVYYTR; encoded by the exons ATGGCGACAGAGGTTCAGAGCGGCGACCTCAACAGTGCAAATTCAAGCCGGCTCGAAGTTTCTATCGACGGTTTGACTTTGAGCCCGGATTCCGAGGTAGAACAGGAGCAGGCCGAGGCGTCTGCTGGCCAGAGCGCTGGAGACCCTGAGCTGAGCGGCgatggggaggaggaggagggcgaccCTGCTAGCAGCACTACGATCGAGAGGAAATGGGGCTTTCCTTTAGCCGAGCTCTACGGGCTGGCGCTCAGATTCTTTAAAG AGAAAGATGGAAAAGCCTTCCACCCGACCTATGAGGATAAACTCCGTCTGGTAGCCCTCCATAAACAAGTGTTGCTGGGCCCTTACAACCCAGATGCTTCCCCTGAGGTGGGATTCTTCGATGTGCTGGGAAATGACCGCAG AAAGGAATGGGCATCTTTGGGCAACATGGAGAAGGATGAGGCCATGCTGGAGTTTGTAAAGCTGTTGAACAAATGTTGTAGTTTATTTGCACCTTTCGTCGCATCACACAAGATTGAAAAGGAGGAGCAAGAGCGAAAGAG GAGGGAGGAAGAGGAATGGCGGCGTAGAGAGGAAGAGGAGCGTGAGCGACTGCGGCAGGAGGAGGAGAGACGCAGACGTGAGGAAGAGGAAAGGttgaggagagaagaggaggagagaagacTAATTGAGGAGGAACGACTCCGTGTGGAGCAACAGAA GCTGCAGATCATGGCTGCACTGAATGCGCAGACAACGGTGCAGTTCCAGCAGTATGCAGCGCAGCAGTACCCTGACAGTCCTGAGCAGCAGCTCATCCTCATTCGACAGCTGCAGGAGCAGCACTATCAGCAGTACATGCAGCAGCTGTATCAGGTGCAGCTCGCTCAGCagcag GCTGCCCTGCAGAAACAGCAGGAGGATGCTATTGTGCTGTCTACATTAGAGGCCAGTGAGGTGTTCGTGCCTTCTGCTGGAGAGGAGGCTCCCACGCTGAACGGCCAGGCAGAGTCCACTACTGACAGCTTAGAACAAGAGCCAGACCTGGAGCCTGCAGACGAGGTCACTGAGAATGGACCCACTG CCCCCTCCATGTGGACGCGGCCACAGATAAAAGACTTTAAAGAGAAGATCCGTCAGGATGTGGACTCAGTGATCACAGTGGGCCGGGGGGAAGTGGTGACCGTCCGGGTTCCCACCCACGAGGAGGGCTCCTATCTCTTCTGGGAGTTTGCCAGTGACTATTATGACATTGGCTTTGGAGTCTTCTTTGAATGGAGTGACTCGACTAACGCATCGGTCAGCGTGCATGTCAGCGAGTCTAGTGACGAAGACGAGGATGAAGAAG GTGAAGGCCCGTCTGAGGAGGAGAAAGCCAAGAAAGAGATTGGGAAACCGCAGGTGGATGAGATCGTGCCGGTGTACCGGCGGGACTGTCATGAGGAGGTGTACGCTGGGAGTCACCAGTATCCCGGCCGTGGCATATACTTGCTCAAGTTTGACAACTCCTACTCGCTCTGGAGGTCTAAAACCGTCTACTACAGAGTATATTACACCAGATAA
- the ccr6a gene encoding C-C chemokine receptor type 6a — protein sequence MEDYYYSELEDAYNGLVEPCSMESKLMLENFLQLFVHPIICFVGFIGNALVIMTYALYKRTKSMTDVYLLNVAIADILFVVALPLIIYSEQYGWSMGNLSCKLLRGIYSVNLYSGMLLLACISGDRYLAIVQARRSYRLRSSTLLYSHLVCAVVWLSALLLSLPTFMFYERYHPGPSETSMWNGTDSEDGPYVCFFKFESNETARVMKTVVPSSQVALGFFLPLLIMGFCYSSVIVTLLRAKNFQRHKAVRVVLTVVLVFVVCHMPYNIALLFYTINMFQEQECSFEESIGLTMIITRSLAYLHACLNPLLYAFIGVNFRNHFQKILRDIWCMGKNYMSARRSSRATTEIYISMRRSMDGSYNENGTSFTM from the coding sequence ATGGAGGATTATTACTACAGTGAATTAGAAGATGCGTATAATGGATTGGTGGAGCCATGTTCGATGGAGAGCAAATTGATGCTTGAAAACTTCCTCCAGTTATTTGTTCACCCTATCAtttgttttgttggttttattGGCAATGCTCTCGTGATCATGACATACGCTCTCTACAAGCGGACCAAGTCCATGACTGATGTGTATCTGCTGAACGTGGCCATCGCTGACATCCTGTTTGTGGTGGCACTGCCTTTGATTATCTACAGCGAGCAGTATGGGTGGTCCATGGGGAACTTGTCTTGCAAGCTTCTGCGTGGCATCTACAGTGTCAACCTCTACAGCGGCATGCTGCTCCTGGCTTGCATCAGTGGAGATCGCTACCTTGCCATCGTACAGGCACGCCGGTCTTACCGGCTGCGTTCAAGCACTCTGCTTTACAGCCACCTGGTCTGTGCAGTAGTCTGGTTGTCAGCCCTGCTCTTGTCCCTTCCTACCTTCATGTTTTATGAGCGCTACCATCCCGGCCCATCTGAAACCTCCATGTGGAATGGTACTGACAGTGAAGATGGGCCATATGTCTGCTTTTTTAAATTTGAGTCAAATGAAACGGCACGTGTGATGAAAACTGTGGTGCCCAGCTCTCAGGTTGCATTGGGTTTCTTCTTGCCGCTGCTGATCATGGGATTCTGTTACTCAAGCGTCATTGTCACCCTCCTTCGGGCCAAGAACTTTCAGAGACACAAGGCAGTGCGTGTGGTCCTTACTGTGGTCCTTGTGTTTGTGGTCTGCCATATGCCTTATAATATAGCACTCTTGTTTTATACCATCAACATGTTTCAAGAGCAGGAATGCAGCTTCGAGGAGTCCATCGGATTGACCATGATCATAACGAGAAGCTTGGCGTATCTGCACGCTTGTCTCAATCCCCTGCTGTACGCCTTCATCGGGGTGAATTTCAGAAACCACTTCCAGAAGATCTTACGGGACATCTGGTGCATGGGGAAGAACTACATGTCAGCGAGACGGTCCTCACGGGCCACCACTGAAATTTACATTTCCATGCGGCGCTCTATGGATGGCTCGTACAATGAAAATGGCACTTCATTTACCATGTGA